The Vicia villosa cultivar HV-30 ecotype Madison, WI linkage group LG1, Vvil1.0, whole genome shotgun sequence genome includes a region encoding these proteins:
- the LOC131644799 gene encoding pentatricopeptide repeat-containing protein At3g25210, mitochondrial-like, whose amino-acid sequence MAMAIINIITKKRLFKSPLLHSTSLFSSSTTTTTIPTSQSPSKTPLEKQFETWVSHLKPGFTPSDVNHALTSQSDPDLALDIFRWTSQQRSYKHNHLTYLTIIKHLINSRRYQQAETLVEEVIAGACDPTLPLYNSIIRFCCGRKFLFNRAFDVYNKMLNSQDCKPNLETYTLLFNSLLRRFNKLNVCYVYLHSVRSLTKQMKTSGVIPDTFVLNMIIKAYSKCLELDEAIRVFREMGLYACEPNGYSYSYIAKGLCEKGRVEQGFGFYKEMRVKCLVPSTSTYVIIVCSLALERRFEDAVEVMFDMLSNSRSPDHLTYKTVLEGLCREGRVDDAFELLDECKKRDVYMNEKMYKILFNDLRFVCRD is encoded by the coding sequence ATGGCCATggccatcatcaacatcatcaccaaAAAACGCCTCTTCAAGTCACCTCTTCTTCATTCCACTTCTCTCTTCTCctcctccaccaccaccaccaccatcccAACATCCCAATCCCCCTCCAAAACCCCACTCGAAAAACAATTCGAAACATGGGTCAGCCATCTCAAACCCGGTTTCACCCCTTCCGACGTCAACCACGCCTTAACATCCCAATCCGACCCCGATCTCGCCCTCGACATTTTCCGTTGGACCTCTCAACAACGTTCCTACAAACACAACCACCTCACCTACCTCACCATCATCAAACACCTCATCAATTCTCGCCGCTACCAACAAGCCGAAACCCTAGTCGAAGAAGTCATCGCCGGCGCGTGCGATCCCACTCTCCCTCTCTACAATTCAATCATCCGTTTCTGCTGTGGCCGTAAGTTCCTCTTCAACCGCGCATTCGACGTCTACAACAAAATGTTAAACTCACAAGACTGTAAACCTAATCTCGAAACCTATACTTTACTTTTCAATTCGCTTCTTCGAAGATTCAATAAATTAAATGTTTGTTATGTTTATCTACACTCTGTTCGATCTTTAACTAAGCAGATGAAGACTTCTGGTGTTATACCTGATACTTTTGTTTTGAATATGATTATTAAAGCTTATTCTAAGTGTTTGGAACTCGATGAAGCTATTAGGGTTTTTCGCGAAATGGGGTTGTATGCTTGTGAGCCGAATGGTTATAGTTATAGTTATATTGCTAAAGGTTTGTGTGAGAAAGGGAGGGTGGAACAGGGGTTTGGATTTTATAAGGAAATGAGAGTCAAGTGTTTGGTTCCTAGTACTAGTACTTATGTGATTATTGTTTGTAGTCTTGCTTTGGAAAGGAGATTTGAGGATGCTGTTGAGGTTATGTTTGATATGTTGAGTAATTCTAGGTCACCGGATCATCTTACTTATAAGACTGTTTTGGAAGGATTGTGTCGGGAAGGGAGGGTCGATGATGCTTTTGAGTTGCTTGATGAATGTAAGAAGAGGGATGTTTATATGAATGAGAAGATGTACAAGATTTTGTTCAATGATTTGCGGTTTGTGTGTAGGGATTAG
- the LOC131644798 gene encoding pentatricopeptide repeat-containing protein At1g03100, mitochondrial-like: protein MLVIRKLKAGPNLPSVLCFMIGNCTSMQSIVKSVGPCLANSSSKALLLGFENKFFLQRLYISSMAERILVQAQDPAKVTIEIQNAINANQLDYSWKLLEQHKHMEGFPRKSLFNLVITSYVETLDIEWLEKAYELVHRAGEDGRQDLLEKEVLIYLSFGLAKVRLPVMASTILRKMIDMEHFPPVAAWSAVLAHMSQTAEGSFLAAELILEIGYLFQNNRVDPRKKNNAPLIAMKPNTNAFNIALAGCLVFEKSRKAEQLLDMMPRIGVKADANLLITMARVYERNGRREELMKLQRHIEEASNLTDIQFRQFYNCLLTCHLKFGDLDSASSMVLEMLRKAKEARNSLASAKFLVDAAKIDHNYSPRPASVHSLSNSKDLEIVKDDQLIRNVIVSYEEFSKDRNFLKLEAESKAVLGSLSAKLQMQVDLITTVHGILQPTETIYVKLVKAFLESGKTKDLAVFLLKAEREDSPFSNDNSALVHVINSCISLGWLDQAHDLLDEMRLAGVRTGSSVYASLLKAYCVANRTADVTSLLRDARKAGIQLDSSSYEAMIQSRVLEEDTQGALQLFKEMKEARIPKVNLQCSGMLAKSVTEKDEAALMTKLVQEIKDGQKVDCGVHDWNNVIHFFCKKRLMQDAEKALKKMRSLGHSPNAQTFHSMVTGYAAVGGKYLEVTELWGEMKGLASSSSIKFDQELLDAVLYTFVRGGFFIRANEVVAIMEKGKMFIDKYKYRMLFLKYHRTLYKGKAPKFQTESQLNKREAALIFKRWIGMI, encoded by the coding sequence ATGCTTGTGATACGAAAGCTGAAAGCAGGACCAAATCTCCCctctgttttatgttttatgatcGGTAATTGCACAAGTATGCAGTCTATTGTGAAGTCTGTTGGCCCTTGTTTAGCCAACTCAAGTTCAAAGGCACTTCTACTTGGATTTGAGAATAAATTCTTCCTTCAAAGATTATATATCTCAAGTATGGCTGAACGAATCCTCGTGCAGGCTCAAGACCCTGCCAAAGTTACTATAGAAATACAAAATGCCATCAATGCCAACCAATTAGATTATTCTTGGAAATTACTTGAGCAGCATAAGCACATGGAGGGATTTCCTAGAAAATCTCTCTTCAACTTGGTTATAACTAGTTATGTGGAAACCCTTGATATTGAATGGCTAGAAAAAGCTTATGAGTTGGTACATCGGGCCGGTGAAGATGGTAGACAAGACTTGTTAGAGAAGGAGGTGCTTATCTACCTTAGCTTTGGCCTCGCGAAAGTCAGACTACCAGTTATGGCGTCGACCATTTTAAGAAAGATGATTGATATGGAGCATTTTCCTCCTGTTGCTGCTTGGTCTGCAGTTTTGGCTCACATGTCACAAACAGCAGAGGGAAGTTTCCTTGCTGCTGAGTTAATTCTTGAAATAGgttatttattccaaaataacAGAGTGGATCCTCGTAAAAAGAACAATGCACCTTTGATTGCCATGAAACCAAACACCAATGCATTTAATATTGCGTTGGCAGGGTGTCTTGTATTTGAGAAATCTAGGAAGGCAGAGCAGCTTCTTGATATGATGCCTCGAATTGGTGTCAAAGCTGATGCAAACTTACTGATAACAATGGCTCGTGTATATGAGAGAAATGGGCGGAGAGAAGAGCTTATGAAGCTGCAGAGGCACATAGAGGAAGCTTCCAACTTAACTGATATACAGTTCCGACAGTTCTATAATTGTTTGCTTACATGCCATTTGAAATTTGGGGATCTTGATTCCGCATCCAGCATGGTTTTGGAAATGCTTAGAAAAGCAAAGGAAGCAAGAAATTCTCTTGCATCTGCCAAATTCTTGGTTGATGCAGCTAAAATTGATCACAACTATTCTCCTAGACCAGCTTCTGTACATAGTTTGAGCAACAGTAAAGATTTGGAGATTGTCAAAGATGACCAGCTGATAAGAAATGTTATCGTATCTTATGAGGAGTTTTCCAAAGATCGAAACTTCTTAAAACTTGAAGCGGAGTCCAAAGCTGTTCTTGGCTCTTTATCTGCTAAATTGCAGATGCAGGTCGATTTGATTACAACCGTACATGGTATACTGCAACCAACTGAAACAATTTATGTGAAATTAGTTAAAGCTTTTTTAGAATCTGGTAAGACCAAGGACTTGGCAGTGTTTCTTCTCAAGGCAGAAAGAGAAGACTCCCCATTTTCCAATGACAATTCAGCCTTGGTTCATGTTATTAATTCGTGCATATCACTTGGATGGTTGGACCAAGCTCATGATCTCCTTGATGAGATGCGTCTAGCTGGAGTTAGAACCGGTTCATCTGTATATGCTTCTCTTTTGAAAGCATATTGTGTAGCAAATAGGACAGCAGATGTCACGTCACTTCTGAGAGATGCTAGGAAGGCTGGTATACAGCTTGACTCGAGCTCTTATGAGGCAATGATCCAATCCAGGGTGCTCGAGGAAGACACACAGGGAGCACTCCAACTTTTTAAAGAAATGAAAGAAGCTAGGATCCCAAAAGTTAATCTACAATGCTCAGGTATGCTGGCTAAAAGTGTTACAGAGAAAGACGAAGCTGCACTGATGACAAAGCTGGTGCAGGAAATCAAGGACGGACAGAAAGTGGATTGTGGAGTTCATGACTGGAATAATGTAATCCACTTCTTTTGTAAGAAGAGACTAATGCAAGATGCAGAAAAGGCTCTAAAGAAGATGAGAAGCTTAGGTCATTCACCTAACGCACAAACTTTCCACTCTATGGTCACTGGGTATGCTGCTGTTGGGGGGAAATATCTGGAGGTAACAGAGCTGTGGGGTGAGATGAAAGGGCTTGCTTCTTCATCCTCCATTAAGTTTGATCAGGAActtctggatgctgtgttgtatACATTTGTGAGAGGTGGATTTTTCATTCGCGCCAATGAAGTTGTGGCAATAATGGAAAAAGGAAAAATGTTTATTGACAAATACAAATACAGAATGCTATTCTTGAAATATCACAGAACACTTTATAAAGGCAAGGCTCCGAAATTTCAGACAGAATCACAACTGAACAAAAGGGAAGCAGCCCTGATTTTTAAAAGGTGGATAGGTATGATTTGA